One window from the genome of Cryptomeria japonica chromosome 6, Sugi_1.0, whole genome shotgun sequence encodes:
- the LOC131071799 gene encoding GATA transcription factor 2, protein MEAPTYLYDTNYGAPLIEGRKSNGKITEFKTGVQVGDFFHIDDLLDFSNEEIAGPIVGESAVNWPNYGTATDSSTITMTETVSCNSSVDGNSSRTYNVLETDENNPAELCVPCDDLAELEWLSNFVEDSFSTEEAPKAFFAPNFGNVGTDKETQLRPHTTQECGNGNTSPNSVLDTTSSTRKTPTPGFSPETPVPGRARSKRSRPPVCNWSSRIVSPTCSASTALENGSTPTTSALSSDSDFFAESSLPTKKPAVKTSQGMGIFQKKIKQEQQVLPMRKCMHCATVKTPQWRTGPMGPKTLCNACGVRFKSGRLVPEYRPAASPTFVATKHSNSHRKVIEMRRQKEMAILRHGLKDSEEEIEFSDHGDDEDGDAEKALEDHHHSYFVSDDDTYFIQHYKTPSNLAEVENPIPYPLYNF, encoded by the exons ATGGAAGCTCCAACTTACCTGTATGACACAAACTATGGAGCCCCCCTGATAGAGGGGAGGAAGTCTAATGGGAAAATAACAGAGTTCAAGACTGGTGTGCAGGTAGGAGACTTTTTTCACATTGATGATCTCTTGGACTTCTCCAATGAAGAGATTGCAGGACCCATTGTTGGAGAGAGTGCTGTTAATTGGCCAAACTATGGCACCGCTACAGATTCCTCCACTATAACCATGACAGAAACAGTCAGCTGCAATTCGTCTGTTGATGGAAACAGCTCTAGAACTTACAATGTTCTGGAAACTGATGAAAACAATCCTGCTGAACTCTGCGTTCCA TGTGATGATTTGGCAGAGCTGGAATGGCTCTCAAATTTTGTAGAGGACTCATTCTCGACAGAAGAAGCGCCTAAAGCTTTCTTTGCTCCTAATTTTGGGAATGTGGGAACAGATAAAGAAACCCAATTGAGGCCTCATACAACACAAGAGTGTGGGAATGGGAATACGAGCCCCAATTCTGTGTTGGATACAACTTCCAGTACCAGGAAAACCCCCACACCAGGTTTCAGTCCAGAAACTCCTGTGCCAGGGCGTGCCCGCAGCAAAAGATCAAGACCACCTGTTTGTAACTGGTCTTCCCGCATAGTTTCCCCTACTTGCTCAGCTTCTACTGCATTAGAGAATGGATCCACCCCTACTACTTCTGCATTATCCTCTGACTCAGATTTCTTTGCAGAGTCCTCATTGCCCACAAAGAAACCAGCGGTTAAGACCAGCCAGGGAATGGGGATATTTCAAAAGAAGATTAAACAAGAACAGCAGGTGCTGCCAATGAGGAAATGTATGCATTGTGCAACAGTGAAAACACCACAGTGGAGAACAGGTCCCATGGGGCCCAAAACATTGTGCAATGCTTGTGGTGTCAGGTTCAAATCGGGTAGACTTGTGCCAGAATACAGACCTGCTGCAAGTCCCACATTTGTTGCCACCAAACACTCCAATTCTCACAGAAAAGTCATTGAGATGAGAAGGCAGAAGGAGATGGCAATACTACGCCATGGCTTGAAAGATTCTGAGGAGGAGATAGAATTTTCAGAccatggggatgatgaggatggggatgcAGAAAAAGCACTGGAAGACCACCACCACTCATATTTTGTTTCTGATGATGATACTTACTTCATACAACACTACAAGACTCCAAGCAACTTAGCTGAGGTTGAGAACCCAATTCCCTATCCCTTGTACAATTTTTAG